In Paenibacillus stellifer, the DNA window CAAGGACAAGGAATTCAGGACAGTCTACTCGGAGGCAGGCGCAGTCGTTGCGGATGGCATGCCGTTGATCTGGGCTTCCAAGATGCTGGGCAAGCCGCTTAAGCAGAAGGTATCCGGGGCCGACCTGTTCAACAGGCTCGGCAACGCATTCCAGCAGAGGAAGTACCGGCTGTTCTTCCTCGGTTCCGCCGAGGGAGTACCGGAACGGGCGACGGCGAATTTGAAGGCAGCTTATCCGGACATCAACGTCGTGGGCTGTTATTCTCCGTCCTATGGCTTCGAGAATAACGAGGAGGAGAACAAGCGGATCATCGGCATGCTGAATGAGACCCGCCCCGACATCGTATTTGTCGGCGTGGGCGCGCCGAAGCAGGAGAAATGGATTTATCGCCATTATTTGTCCTATCGCGCACCCATCTCGATCGGAGTCGGAGCAACCTTTGATTTCCTCTCGGGCTCGGTCAAACGGGCACCGGATTTCATGCAGAGAAGCGGTCTGGAGTGGTTCTGGCGGCTTAGCCAAGAGCCAGGAAGATTGTGGAAGAGATACTTGGTTGACGATGCCCAATTCCTGCTTCTTCTGCTGAAGGAGCTGCGCAAGCGGGACAAAGCGAACGGACCGAGCCTTGAATAATGGGCTCTTCCGCCAGGAACAGGAGGTGTATGGGTCATGACGAGCCGCTCTTCGGGTCAAACCGGCTATCCGCTGATTGGAAATATACGTACTCTGGCAACTGCCGGAATTTTCCTGGCAGGCTGTACGATTCTACCCCTGATGATCGGTTACGTCAGCGCCAAGCTGAGCTCGGCGAACAGCCTGCAGCTGGCCCTGGTGGCGGCGCTGCTGTTCCCGGCGTTCCTGCTGGCTCTGTTAAGACCCCGGCAGCTCGTCGCCTACACTCTCCTGGTCTGGGCGATCGCCCCGGAGCTTCGCCGGATTGCAGACTGGAGCGTCGGCGCTTACCATTCGGTATCGCTCCTCAGTCTGGC includes these proteins:
- a CDS encoding WecB/TagA/CpsF family glycosyltransferase translates to MNQVNMFDVNFNNYDFMDLLEYIDTTIRERNHSYILTCNVDHVIKLRKDKEFRTVYSEAGAVVADGMPLIWASKMLGKPLKQKVSGADLFNRLGNAFQQRKYRLFFLGSAEGVPERATANLKAAYPDINVVGCYSPSYGFENNEEENKRIIGMLNETRPDIVFVGVGAPKQEKWIYRHYLSYRAPISIGVGATFDFLSGSVKRAPDFMQRSGLEWFWRLSQEPGRLWKRYLVDDAQFLLLLLKELRKRDKANGPSLE